Proteins encoded together in one Chelonoidis abingdonii isolate Lonesome George chromosome 1, CheloAbing_2.0, whole genome shotgun sequence window:
- the GPR22 gene encoding G-protein coupled receptor 22, whose product MCFSPILEVNMQSESNITVRDAIDDINTNMYRALSYPLSFQVSLTGFLMLEIVLGLGSNLTVLVLYCMKSNLINSVSNIITMNLHVLDVIICVGCIPLTIVILLLSLESNSALICCFHEACVSFASVATAINVFAITLDRYDISVKPANRILTLGRAVMLMTSIWIVSLFSFLIPFIEVNFFSLQSASTWENRTLLCVSVNEYHTELGMYYHLLVQIPIFFFTVIVMLITYTKILQALNIRIGTRFTTGQKKKARKKKTISLTTQHETTDVSQSSGGRNVVFGVRTSVSVIIALRRAVKRHRERRERQKRVFRMSLLIISTFLLCWTPISVLNTTILCLGPSDLLVKLRLCFLVMAYGTTIFHPLLYAFTRQKFQKVLKSKMKKRVVSIVEADPMPNNAVIHNSWIEPKRNKQITFEDNEVRQKCLVPQVVTD is encoded by the coding sequence ATGTGCTTCTCTCCCATTCTGGAAGTCAACATGCAGTCTGAATCTAACATTACAGTTCGAGATGCCATTGATGACATCAACACCAATATGTACCGAGCACTGTCATATCCATTAAGCTTTCAAGTTTCTCTCACTGGATTTCTGATGTTAGAAATTGTGTTGGGACTTGGCAGCAACCTCACCGTGTTGGTACTTTACTGCATGAAATCCAACTTAATCAATTCTGTCAGTAACATTATTACAATGAACCTTCATGTACTTGATGTAATAATTTGTGTGGGATGTATTCCTCTAACTATAGTTATCCTTCTGCTTTCACTGGAGAGTAACAGTGCTCTAATTTGCTGCTTCCATGAGGCTTGTGTTTCTTTTGCAAGTGTTGCGACCGCAATCAACGTTTTTGCTATCACTTTGGACCGATATGATATCTCTGTAAAACCTGCAAATCGAATTCTGACATTGGGAAGGGCTGTGATGTTAATGACATCAATATGGattgtctctcttttctccttcctgattcccttcattgaagtcaattttttcagtcttcaaaGTGCAAGTACTTGGGAAAATAGAACTCTTTTGTGTGTCAGTGTAAATGAATACCACACCGAACTGGGAATGTACTACCATCTCCTAGTAcaaattccaatatttttcttCACTGTTATAGTAATGCTAATTACATACACCAAAATACTCCAGGCTCTTAATATTCGAATAGGCACAAGATTTACAACAGGGCAAAAGAAAAAGgccagaaagaaaaagactattTCTTTGACCACACAACACGAGACTACTGATGTGTCACAAAGCAGTGGTGGGAGAAATGTAGTCTTTGGCGTAAGGACTTCAGTGTCAGTAATAATTGCCCTACGACGAGCTGTAAAACGACATCGTGAACGACGGGAAAGACAAAAGAGAGTCTTCAGAATGTCCCTGTTgattatttcaacatttcttctcTGTTGGACGCCCATTTCTGTTTTAAACACTACAATTTTATGTCTGGGCCCAAGTGACCTTTTGGTAAAGCTGAGATTATGTTTTCTAGTTATGGCATACGGAACAACTATATTTCACCCTCTACTTTATGCATTCACTAGGCAAAAGTTTCAGAAGGTCctgaaaagtaaaatgaaaaaacGAGTCGTTTCAATAGTGGAAGCAGATCCCATGCCGAATAATGCTGTAATACATAACTCATGGATAGAACCTAAAAGGAACAAACAGATTACTTTCGAAGACAATGAAGTAAGGCAGAAATGTTTAGTACCTCAGGTTGTCACTGACTAG